The proteins below come from a single Alkalilimnicola sp. S0819 genomic window:
- the mpl gene encoding UDP-N-acetylmuramate:L-alanyl-gamma-D-glutamyl-meso-diaminopimelate ligase, which produces MHIHILGICGTFMGGIALLAREAGHTVSGSDVNVYPPMSDMLAAHGIRIHQGYDPGQLEPAPDCVVIGNALSRGNPAVEAVLERGLPYRSGPQWLAENILRDKWVLAVSGTHGKTTTASVLAWLLEAAGLAPGFLIGGVPANFGLSARLGETDFFVIEADEYDSAFFDKRSKFVHFGPRTLLVNNLEFDHADIFPDLAAIQRQFHHLVRTVPGGGRLIVNGDQPAVAEMLAMGCWTPVERFGSGTDNDWRLAGLSADQREFTLLGENAAPQSARWALGGEHNARNALGAMLAARHVGVPLAQSAQALADFRGIKRRLELRGEAGGVRVIDDFAHHPTAIAATLEALRAQTGEGRILAVTEPRSNTMRLGKHRHQLAPALRGADLSFVLQSPGLAWRVEEALAPLSERARSAESIDELVAAVLAEARPGDQILVMSNGGFGGIHSKLLDGLASDGH; this is translated from the coding sequence ATGCATATACATATACTCGGGATCTGCGGCACCTTCATGGGCGGCATCGCGCTGCTGGCCCGCGAGGCGGGCCACACCGTCAGCGGCAGCGACGTCAACGTCTACCCGCCCATGAGCGATATGCTCGCCGCGCACGGCATCCGGATTCACCAAGGCTACGACCCCGGGCAACTGGAACCCGCCCCCGACTGCGTGGTGATCGGTAATGCACTCTCCCGCGGCAACCCGGCGGTGGAGGCGGTGCTGGAACGCGGTCTGCCCTACCGCTCCGGCCCCCAGTGGCTGGCCGAAAACATCCTGCGCGATAAATGGGTATTGGCGGTCAGCGGCACCCACGGCAAGACCACCACCGCCAGCGTTCTCGCTTGGCTGCTGGAGGCCGCGGGGCTGGCGCCGGGCTTTCTCATCGGTGGCGTCCCGGCGAACTTCGGCCTCTCCGCCCGGCTGGGCGAGACCGATTTCTTCGTCATCGAGGCCGACGAATACGACAGCGCGTTCTTCGACAAACGCTCCAAATTCGTGCACTTCGGCCCGCGCACCCTGCTGGTGAACAACCTGGAGTTCGACCACGCGGACATCTTCCCGGACCTCGCCGCCATTCAGCGCCAGTTCCATCACCTGGTGCGCACCGTGCCGGGCGGCGGCCGACTGATCGTCAACGGCGACCAGCCGGCGGTGGCCGAGATGCTGGCCATGGGGTGCTGGACACCGGTGGAACGCTTCGGCTCTGGCACCGACAACGACTGGCGGCTGGCGGGGCTGAGTGCCGATCAGCGGGAATTCACCCTGCTGGGTGAGAACGCAGCCCCCCAGAGCGCCCGCTGGGCGCTGGGTGGCGAGCACAATGCCCGCAACGCCCTCGGGGCCATGCTCGCCGCGCGCCACGTGGGCGTGCCACTGGCGCAGTCCGCCCAGGCGCTGGCGGACTTCCGCGGCATCAAACGCCGACTGGAACTGCGCGGCGAGGCGGGCGGCGTACGGGTGATCGACGACTTCGCCCACCACCCCACGGCCATCGCCGCAACGCTGGAGGCACTGCGCGCCCAAACCGGCGAGGGACGGATACTGGCGGTCACCGAGCCCCGCTCCAACACCATGCGCCTGGGCAAGCACCGACACCAGCTCGCCCCCGCGCTGCGCGGGGCGGATCTGAGCTTCGTGTTGCAGAGTCCGGGCCTGGCCTGGCGGGTGGAGGAGGCCCTCGCCCCGCTGAGTGAGCGGGCCCGCTCCGCCGAGAGCATCGATGAACTGGTGGCCGCCGTGCTGGCCGAGGCACGCCCGGGCGATCAGATTCTGGTGATGAGCAACGGCGGCTTTGGCGGCATCCACAGCAAGCTGCTGGACGGCCTGGCCAGCGACGGACATTGA
- the thiE gene encoding thiamine phosphate synthase gives MSTNPIRGLYAITDADCQPPERLLEAVAEVLDAGARVLQYRDKSGNSALREEQAAGLRALSRGRALFLVNDDVELAARVGADGVHLGEQDAALSAARKRLGPNAVIGISCYNDLQRARDAQAAGADYAAFGAFFPSGTKPLARRAEPALLRAARAELRLPLVAIGGITPENAPALLEAGADAVAVIRGIFAQAHPGAAAAAYVRCFSGRF, from the coding sequence ATGTCGACCAACCCCATCCGCGGTCTGTATGCCATCACCGACGCTGATTGCCAGCCCCCCGAGCGCTTGCTGGAGGCGGTGGCGGAGGTGCTGGATGCGGGGGCGCGTGTGCTGCAGTACCGCGACAAGAGCGGGAACAGCGCCTTGCGGGAGGAGCAGGCGGCGGGGCTGAGGGCGCTCAGCCGCGGCCGGGCGCTGTTTCTGGTCAATGACGATGTGGAGCTGGCGGCCCGAGTGGGAGCGGACGGCGTGCACCTGGGTGAGCAGGATGCGGCGCTGAGCGCCGCCCGCAAGCGTCTGGGGCCGAATGCCGTGATTGGCATCTCCTGCTATAACGATCTGCAGCGTGCTCGTGACGCCCAGGCCGCGGGGGCGGACTACGCCGCCTTCGGCGCCTTCTTCCCCTCGGGCACCAAGCCGCTGGCGCGCCGAGCCGAGCCGGCCTTGTTACGCGCCGCCCGCGCCGAGCTGCGCCTGCCCCTGGTGGCCATCGGCGGCATCACGCCGGAGAACGCCCCGGCACTGCTCGAGGCGGGCGCCGATGCCGTGGCTGTCATCCGGGGAATCTTCGCCCAGGCTCACCCCGGCGCGGCGGCAGCGGCTTATGTGCGGTGCTTCAGCGGGCGTTTTTAA
- a CDS encoding rubredoxin: MEYKQYMCVICGWIYDEEAGVPEDGIAPGTRWEDVPPTWTCPECSAGKDDFEMIEI, from the coding sequence ATGGAATACAAGCAGTACATGTGTGTGATCTGCGGCTGGATCTACGACGAGGAGGCCGGTGTGCCCGAGGACGGCATCGCCCCCGGCACCCGCTGGGAGGACGTGCCGCCCACCTGGACCTGCCCCGAGTGCAGCGCGGGCAAGGACGATTTCGAGATGATCGAGATCTAG
- a CDS encoding LON peptidase substrate-binding domain-containing protein yields MEQLPLFPLHTVLFPGGLLRLRVFEPRYLDLVRDCLRNDAPFGVCLIERGLEVGPAALPYALGTSARIIDWERAPNGLLGITVRGERRFRIYDVHVGALELQMGDIEWLPEAPELALPDEYSALAARLERILAQSGCLPESEPLRFNDAYWVGCRLAEVLPLRLEDKQALLALDDPVALLASLTQGRVPSTNDT; encoded by the coding sequence ATGGAACAACTCCCGCTTTTCCCTTTGCACACCGTGCTCTTCCCGGGCGGCCTGCTGCGCCTGCGGGTGTTCGAACCCCGATATCTGGACCTGGTGCGCGATTGCCTGCGCAACGACGCCCCCTTCGGCGTGTGCCTGATCGAGCGCGGCCTGGAGGTCGGCCCCGCCGCCCTGCCCTATGCCCTGGGCACCAGCGCCCGCATCATCGACTGGGAGCGCGCGCCCAATGGGCTGCTGGGCATCACCGTGCGCGGCGAGCGGCGTTTTCGCATATACGATGTCCATGTGGGCGCCCTGGAGCTGCAGATGGGGGACATCGAATGGCTCCCGGAAGCGCCCGAGCTTGCCCTGCCGGACGAGTACAGCGCGCTGGCGGCGCGGCTGGAGCGCATCCTTGCTCAATCCGGCTGCCTGCCGGAATCCGAGCCGCTCCGTTTCAACGATGCCTACTGGGTGGGTTGCCGCCTGGCGGAAGTCCTGCCCTTGCGTCTGGAAGACAAGCAAGCCCTGCTTGCGCTCGATGACCCGGTGGCGCTGCTGGCCAGCCTCACTCAGGGACGGGTACCCTCCACCAACGACACCTGA
- a CDS encoding SAM-dependent methyltransferase: protein MVVEKRLEEGMRVGSLRVLWPNGRARTFGEGAPRAEWVLHRPEALKRVAADPHFMLGQTYMDGDWSAGEGGLPALLEVLMRNLGRPPGRSGWRKGLSMLLKPLQQWNRAAASRRNVSHHYDLDESLFRRFLDEDMQYSCAYFARPEMSLEAAQRAKVEHIRRKLLLEPGQRVLDIGCGWGGLAIYLAEQGGARVTGLTLSKEQARVARQRVRERGLEGQVEILLEDYREHDARYDRVVSVGMFEHVGVPYYDTYFSAVRERLTEEGIALIHTIGRSSPPGLTNAWIRRYIFPGGYIPAMSEMAAAVERSGLVTADVEVLRLHYARTLAQWLERFGRVREQVAAEKDERFCRMWEFYLAACEASFRFADLVVFHFQLSRALAAVPVTRDYLYEEPAPEAGRARVAG from the coding sequence ATGGTAGTCGAAAAGCGCCTGGAAGAGGGCATGCGGGTCGGCAGTTTGCGGGTGCTTTGGCCAAATGGCCGTGCCCGAACCTTCGGGGAGGGCGCGCCACGGGCGGAGTGGGTGCTTCATCGCCCTGAAGCCTTGAAGCGCGTCGCCGCCGACCCACACTTCATGCTCGGCCAAACCTATATGGACGGCGATTGGAGCGCGGGGGAGGGGGGCTTGCCCGCCTTGCTGGAAGTACTGATGCGCAATCTGGGTCGGCCGCCGGGGCGCTCCGGCTGGCGCAAGGGGCTGAGCATGCTGTTGAAGCCCCTGCAGCAGTGGAACCGGGCCGCGGCATCCCGGCGCAATGTGTCGCACCACTACGATCTGGACGAATCACTGTTCCGGCGCTTTCTCGATGAAGACATGCAGTACTCCTGCGCCTATTTCGCCCGCCCCGAGATGAGCCTGGAGGCCGCGCAACGGGCCAAGGTGGAGCATATCCGCCGCAAGTTGCTGCTGGAGCCCGGTCAGCGGGTGCTGGACATCGGTTGCGGTTGGGGCGGCCTGGCCATTTACCTCGCCGAACAGGGCGGGGCGCGGGTGACGGGGCTGACGCTTTCGAAGGAGCAGGCCCGGGTAGCCCGGCAGCGGGTGCGGGAGCGGGGGCTGGAGGGGCAGGTGGAGATTCTGCTCGAAGACTACCGCGAGCACGATGCCCGCTACGACCGGGTGGTCAGCGTGGGCATGTTCGAGCACGTGGGCGTGCCCTATTACGACACCTACTTCAGCGCGGTGCGCGAGCGCTTGACCGAGGAGGGTATCGCCCTGATTCATACCATCGGCCGCAGCTCTCCGCCGGGTCTGACCAATGCCTGGATACGGCGCTATATCTTCCCGGGCGGTTACATCCCGGCCATGTCCGAAATGGCGGCCGCGGTAGAGCGCAGCGGGCTGGTGACCGCGGATGTGGAAGTGCTGCGTCTGCATTACGCGCGCACCCTGGCGCAATGGCTGGAGCGTTTCGGGCGGGTGCGGGAGCAGGTGGCCGCCGAGAAGGATGAGCGCTTTTGCCGGATGTGGGAGTTCTACCTGGCGGCCTGTGAAGCGAGTTTCCGCTTTGCGGATCTGGTGGTGTTCCATTTCCAGCTGAGTCGGGCGCTGGCGGCGGTGCCGGTGACGCGGGATTATCTGTACGAAGAGCCAGCGCCGGAGGCGGGGAGGGCGCGGGTGGCGGGGTAG
- a CDS encoding DedA family protein, protein MDGLEPLLEWIRQHPHWAGFALFLIALTESLAAVGLFVPGAALMFGAGTLIAGGHMSLGSSIAWAIAGAVLGDSLSYWLGSHYGARLAGRWPFSRYPRLLVRSERFFERHGGKSVLLGRFVGPIRPVIPAVAGMAGMPRGRFLLVNVLSALVWAPAYLLPGAVFAASLSLAAEVAARLLALLAAAALAGWLGVLAFSALHSGLRRTALARYLGQRRGLWLGLAAVLICVPLLTLAAYTWQLRQPLPPRLLTPAEWAGQVLPSLPERRLALVDEKDRFAFYWAAEEQRLAARLVAAGWLPGRKFDLHGMLRWLSPNPQPEVLPPLPRWHRAQLPRHVFVRPVAGMEHQRWVMELWRSPVRVDGLGPVWQGRLVREHLRPGWPLSWQEADTVEPWPLLENVKGLRLGDEQPIPRLWFAPPPSL, encoded by the coding sequence ATGGACGGGCTGGAGCCGCTGCTGGAGTGGATACGTCAGCACCCGCACTGGGCGGGTTTCGCGCTTTTCCTGATCGCTCTGACCGAATCCCTGGCGGCGGTGGGCCTGTTCGTACCCGGTGCGGCGCTGATGTTCGGCGCGGGCACCTTGATCGCCGGCGGTCATATGAGCCTGGGCAGCAGCATTGCCTGGGCCATCGCCGGCGCGGTGCTGGGGGACAGCCTCAGTTACTGGCTGGGTAGCCACTATGGTGCAAGGCTTGCCGGACGCTGGCCATTCTCCCGATACCCGCGCCTGCTGGTCCGCAGCGAGCGTTTCTTCGAGCGCCATGGCGGCAAGAGCGTTCTGCTCGGCCGCTTCGTCGGCCCCATACGCCCGGTGATCCCGGCGGTGGCGGGGATGGCGGGGATGCCCCGGGGGCGTTTTCTGCTGGTGAATGTGCTCTCGGCGCTGGTCTGGGCGCCGGCCTATCTGCTGCCCGGTGCCGTGTTCGCGGCCTCTCTCTCCTTGGCGGCCGAAGTGGCCGCCCGGCTACTGGCGCTGCTGGCCGCCGCGGCGCTGGCCGGCTGGCTGGGAGTGTTGGCCTTCAGCGCGTTGCACAGCGGGCTGCGCCGCACCGCGCTGGCCCGCTATCTGGGCCAGCGGCGCGGTTTGTGGCTGGGCCTGGCGGCGGTGCTGATCTGCGTGCCCCTGCTGACCCTGGCGGCCTATACCTGGCAGCTGCGTCAGCCCCTGCCGCCCCGCCTGCTGACCCCGGCCGAGTGGGCCGGGCAGGTCTTGCCCTCATTGCCCGAAAGGCGGCTCGCCCTGGTCGATGAAAAAGACCGTTTCGCTTTCTACTGGGCGGCGGAGGAGCAGCGCCTGGCGGCGCGATTGGTGGCAGCCGGCTGGCTGCCGGGGCGCAAGTTCGACCTGCATGGCATGCTGCGCTGGCTCAGCCCGAACCCCCAGCCCGAGGTGTTGCCACCGCTGCCGCGCTGGCATCGAGCTCAGTTGCCCCGGCACGTGTTCGTGCGCCCGGTGGCCGGTATGGAGCACCAGCGGTGGGTGATGGAGCTGTGGCGCAGCCCGGTCCGAGTGGATGGTCTGGGGCCCGTGTGGCAGGGGCGGCTGGTGCGCGAGCATCTGCGCCCCGGTTGGCCCTTGAGCTGGCAGGAGGCTGATACCGTTGAGCCTTGGCCCTTGCTGGAGAACGTGAAAGGGCTGCGCCTAGGGGATGAGCAGCCGATTCCCCGCCTCTGGTTCGCGCCGCCGCCCTCTCTGTAG
- the hemL gene encoding glutamate-1-semialdehyde 2,1-aminomutase: MSRSQELFEQAQAHIVGGVNSPVRAFNGVGGDPLFIERGEGPWVFDVDGARYIDYVNSWGPLVLGHAHPEVLSAVQEAAARGLSFGAPTEVEIRMAEQVKALMPSIELLRMVNSGTEATMSALRLARGYTGRDRIVKFEGCYHGHSDSLLVKAGSGALTLGVPTSPGVPAAMAEQTLTLPYNDVAALEQVFADYPEQIAAVIVEPVAGNMNCVPGQAAFLAALREQCDRHGTVLIFDEVMSGFRVALGGAQAHYGITPDLSCLGKVIGGGMPVGAFGGKREIMAQLAPLGPVYQAGTLAGNPVAMAAGLRTLELLSAPGVFEALSARTAQLAEGLRERAAAADVPVVVNQLGSMFGLFFTDQPAVTSFAQVMACDAERFKRFFHAMLDEGVYLAPSAFEAGFVSTAHDEAALSQTLAAAERAFGRL; the protein is encoded by the coding sequence ATGTCCCGGTCCCAGGAATTGTTCGAGCAGGCCCAGGCCCATATCGTCGGCGGGGTGAATTCACCGGTGCGCGCCTTCAACGGCGTGGGCGGCGATCCGCTTTTCATCGAGCGCGGTGAAGGTCCCTGGGTGTTCGATGTCGACGGTGCACGCTACATCGATTACGTCAACTCCTGGGGCCCTCTGGTGCTGGGCCATGCCCACCCCGAGGTGCTCTCGGCGGTACAGGAGGCCGCCGCCCGCGGGCTGAGCTTCGGCGCGCCCACCGAGGTGGAGATTCGCATGGCGGAGCAGGTCAAGGCGCTGATGCCCTCCATCGAGCTGCTGCGCATGGTCAACTCCGGCACCGAGGCGACCATGAGCGCCTTGCGTCTGGCCCGGGGTTACACCGGGCGCGACCGTATCGTGAAGTTCGAGGGCTGTTACCACGGCCACTCGGATTCCCTGCTGGTGAAGGCCGGCTCCGGGGCGCTGACCCTGGGCGTGCCCACCTCCCCCGGCGTGCCGGCGGCCATGGCCGAGCAGACCCTGACGCTGCCCTACAACGATGTGGCGGCGCTGGAGCAGGTGTTCGCCGACTACCCGGAGCAGATCGCCGCGGTGATCGTGGAGCCGGTGGCCGGCAACATGAACTGCGTGCCGGGGCAGGCGGCGTTTCTCGCCGCCCTGCGCGAGCAGTGCGACCGCCACGGCACGGTGCTGATCTTCGATGAGGTAATGAGCGGCTTCCGTGTCGCCCTGGGCGGCGCCCAGGCCCACTACGGCATCACGCCGGATCTGAGCTGCCTGGGCAAGGTGATCGGCGGCGGCATGCCGGTGGGCGCCTTTGGTGGCAAGCGCGAGATCATGGCGCAACTCGCCCCGCTGGGACCGGTCTACCAGGCGGGCACCCTGGCGGGTAACCCGGTGGCCATGGCCGCGGGGCTGCGTACTCTGGAGCTGCTGAGCGCGCCGGGGGTGTTCGAAGCCTTGAGCGCGCGCACCGCGCAACTGGCCGAAGGGCTGCGGGAGCGGGCCGCCGCCGCCGATGTGCCGGTGGTGGTCAACCAGCTGGGCAGCATGTTTGGTCTGTTTTTCACCGACCAGCCGGCGGTGACGAGCTTTGCCCAGGTCATGGCCTGTGACGCCGAGCGTTTCAAGCGCTTCTTCCATGCCATGCTGGATGAAGGGGTGTACCTGGCGCCCTCGGCGTTCGAGGCCGGCTTCGTCTCCACTGCCCACGATGAGGCGGCGCTCAGCCAGACCCTGGCGGCGGCGGAGCGGGCCTTCGGGCGGCTCTAG